One window from the genome of Acidihalobacter ferrooxydans encodes:
- the carB gene encoding carbamoyl-phosphate synthase large subunit, whose amino-acid sequence MAKRTDIKSILIIGAGPIVIGQACEFDYSGAQACKALKEEGYRVILVNSNPATIMTDPEMADSVYIEPLEWRTLARIIEAERPDALLPTMGGQTALNCALDLAREGVLKQYGVEMIGADQDAIDMAEDRERFRDAMCEIGLECPRATIAHSFEEALQGQATIGFPAIIRPSFTMGGSGGGIAYNREEFELIAKRGLEMSPTHEILLEESVLGWKEYEMEVVRDSADNCIIICSIENLDPMGVHTGDSITVAPAQTLTDKEYQRMRDASIAVLRKIGVDTGGSNVQFAVDPDTGRLLVIEMNPRVSRSSALASKATGFPIAKVAAKLAVGYTLDELRNEITGGATPVSFEPTIDYVVTKIPRFTFEKFPLADRRLTTQMKSVGEVMAIGRSFQESFQKALRGLEIGVDGLNEIADFSDGPDTLARVRQELREPGGERIWYVADAFRLGLSLDDVFELTHIDPWFLAQIEDLVLTENALRGTSMGALDAEALRALKRKGFSDRRLARLLDETEKTVRRRRHDLNVRPVYKRVDTCAAEFATTTAYLYSTYEEECEALPSQRDKIIVLGGGPNRIGQGIEFDYCCVHASLALREDGYESIMVNCNPETVSTDYDISDRLYFEPLTLEDVLEIIAIENPKGVIVQYGGQTPLKLARDLEAAGAPIIGTSPESIDLAEDRERFQKLIGELNLMQPPNRTARSEAEAVQLAEQVGYPVVVRPSYVLGGRAMEIVYNEDDLRRYMREAVKVSNDAPVLLDHFLDDAIEVDVDAICDGERVLIGGIMQHIEQAGVHSGDSACSLPTYSLDDALLERMREQVREMALGLRVIGLMNTQFAIKGDAIYVLEVNPRASRTVPFVSKVIGMPLAKIAARCMAGRSLREQGIGEEIIPPYYAVKEAVFPFIKFPGVDPILGPEMKSTGEVMGVGRSFGEAFAKSQLAAGVELPRRGCAFVSVRDEDKHGAVDVARVLCERGFNIVATRGTAAALQAAGVSCEVVNKVTEGRPHIVDMIKNEQIALIVNTTANKQAIADSFTIRREALQHKVTYTTTIAAAIAMGRAMEYLENEAVYRLQDLHQENVCRETRQ is encoded by the coding sequence GCGGGAGGGCGTGCTCAAGCAGTACGGCGTGGAAATGATCGGGGCTGATCAGGACGCCATCGACATGGCGGAGGATCGCGAGCGTTTTCGCGATGCCATGTGCGAAATCGGTCTCGAATGCCCGCGCGCGACCATTGCGCACAGCTTCGAGGAAGCCTTGCAGGGGCAGGCCACTATCGGGTTTCCGGCGATCATCCGCCCGTCGTTCACTATGGGCGGCAGTGGCGGCGGTATCGCCTATAACCGCGAGGAATTCGAGCTGATCGCCAAGCGCGGCCTGGAAATGTCGCCGACGCATGAAATCCTGCTCGAAGAATCGGTGCTCGGATGGAAAGAATATGAGATGGAGGTGGTGCGCGACAGCGCCGATAACTGCATCATTATCTGTTCCATCGAAAATCTGGACCCGATGGGCGTACACACCGGCGATTCGATTACCGTCGCGCCGGCGCAGACGCTGACCGATAAGGAATATCAGCGTATGCGCGATGCCTCGATCGCCGTGCTGCGCAAGATCGGTGTAGACACCGGTGGCTCGAACGTGCAGTTCGCCGTTGATCCCGATACCGGCCGGCTGCTGGTGATCGAAATGAACCCGCGCGTGTCGCGCTCGTCCGCGCTGGCCTCGAAGGCGACGGGCTTTCCGATTGCCAAGGTCGCCGCCAAATTGGCGGTCGGCTATACGCTGGATGAGCTGCGCAACGAGATCACCGGCGGCGCGACGCCGGTGTCGTTCGAGCCGACCATCGATTATGTCGTTACCAAGATCCCACGTTTCACCTTCGAGAAATTTCCCCTCGCGGATCGTCGGCTGACCACGCAGATGAAATCCGTCGGTGAAGTGATGGCTATCGGGCGCAGCTTTCAGGAGTCTTTCCAGAAAGCCCTGCGCGGTCTGGAAATCGGTGTCGACGGGCTCAACGAAATTGCCGACTTTTCCGATGGCCCCGATACGCTGGCCCGGGTGCGCCAGGAACTGCGCGAGCCTGGCGGAGAGCGCATCTGGTATGTGGCCGATGCATTCCGGCTGGGTTTGTCGCTCGACGATGTGTTTGAACTGACGCACATCGATCCGTGGTTTCTGGCGCAAATCGAGGATTTGGTGCTCACTGAAAATGCGCTGCGCGGTACGTCGATGGGTGCTCTCGATGCAGAGGCGTTGCGCGCGCTCAAGCGCAAGGGGTTTTCCGATCGTCGGCTGGCACGCTTGCTGGACGAAACCGAAAAAACCGTGCGTCGCCGCCGTCATGACTTGAACGTGCGGCCGGTGTACAAGCGTGTCGATACCTGCGCAGCGGAATTTGCCACGACCACGGCCTACCTCTATTCGACCTATGAGGAGGAATGCGAGGCATTGCCTTCGCAACGCGACAAGATCATTGTGCTCGGCGGCGGTCCGAACCGTATCGGGCAGGGCATTGAATTCGACTATTGCTGTGTCCATGCGTCGCTTGCACTGCGCGAGGACGGTTATGAGTCGATCATGGTCAACTGCAATCCCGAGACCGTGTCGACCGACTACGATATTTCCGACCGCCTGTATTTTGAGCCGCTGACGCTGGAAGATGTGCTTGAAATCATTGCGATCGAGAACCCCAAGGGCGTTATCGTGCAGTACGGCGGGCAGACGCCGCTCAAACTCGCGCGTGATCTGGAGGCGGCCGGTGCGCCGATTATCGGCACCTCGCCGGAATCTATCGATCTGGCCGAGGATCGCGAGCGTTTCCAGAAGCTGATTGGCGAGTTGAATCTCATGCAGCCACCCAATCGTACCGCACGCAGCGAGGCCGAGGCGGTGCAGTTGGCCGAGCAGGTCGGCTACCCGGTGGTGGTGCGCCCGTCCTACGTGCTGGGTGGCCGGGCGATGGAAATCGTCTACAACGAGGACGATTTGCGCCGGTACATGCGCGAAGCCGTCAAGGTGTCGAATGATGCGCCGGTGTTGCTCGATCACTTCCTCGATGATGCCATCGAAGTCGATGTCGACGCGATTTGCGACGGCGAGCGGGTGCTGATCGGTGGCATCATGCAACATATCGAACAGGCAGGCGTGCATTCGGGCGATTCGGCCTGCTCACTGCCGACGTATTCGCTGGATGATGCGCTGCTTGAGCGCATGCGTGAGCAGGTGCGCGAGATGGCGCTGGGGCTGCGCGTGATCGGGCTGATGAATACGCAATTTGCCATCAAGGGCGATGCTATCTACGTGCTCGAAGTGAATCCGCGCGCATCGCGCACGGTACCGTTCGTGTCCAAAGTGATCGGTATGCCGCTGGCGAAGATCGCCGCGCGTTGTATGGCCGGGCGCAGTCTGCGCGAGCAGGGTATAGGCGAGGAGATCATTCCACCCTATTATGCAGTGAAGGAGGCGGTGTTCCCGTTTATCAAATTTCCGGGCGTTGACCCGATCCTCGGTCCGGAGATGAAGTCGACCGGCGAGGTGATGGGCGTCGGGCGCAGCTTCGGGGAGGCGTTCGCCAAATCTCAACTGGCTGCCGGCGTAGAACTGCCGCGGCGCGGTTGTGCTTTTGTCAGCGTGCGGGACGAAGACAAGCACGGTGCGGTGGATGTCGCCCGGGTGTTGTGCGAGCGTGGCTTCAACATCGTCGCGACGCGCGGCACGGCGGCTGCGTTGCAGGCCGCGGGCGTAAGCTGCGAAGTAGTAAACAAGGTCACGGAGGGTCGCCCGCACATCGTGGATATGATCAAGAACGAGCAGATCGCGCTGATTGTGAACACGACGGCGAACAAGCAGGCGATTGCCGACTCCTTTACCATTCGGCGCGAAGCCTTGCAGCATAAGGTGACCTATACCACGACGATTGCTGCGGCGATTGCGATGGGCCGTGCCATGGAGTATCTGGAAAACGAGGCCGTTTACCGTCTACAGGATTTGCATCAAGAGAATGTGTGCAGGGAGACCCGACAATGA